A segment of the Aureliella helgolandensis genome:
GAAATCGCCAACGCTGCGCCCCCGTATAGGCATCAAAGGCTCGAATGTCGCCAGGCGCTGCCGGTCCTGGTCCTTCGCCACAGGAAAAGCCGACGATTACTAGGTCGTCCAAAATTGCCGGAGCGGAGGTTGGACCGTAGCCCATCTGCGAAAGATCCATTTCTAAATCTTCTCTCAGATCCTTTACCCCACCTGCGGCGAAATCTTGATCCAATTCCCCCGTTGCCGCATCCAAGCAGAAGAGTCGTCCATCGGAGGTTCCATGAAAGATGCGGCGCCTCCCTCCCAATACACCGTCACTCCAATAGGCGACGCCGCGATTAACGCCTCCGGATGCGAGTGGATAGGTGGTTGGTCCATTGGCAAAGGGATCAAATTTCCAAAGCTCGGTTCCGGTCGCGGCATCCAGGGCAAAGACTTTCAGTTTCCCGGACGTAAAGTACATGACACCGTCGATTACAATCGGCGTGCATTCCATGATCCGCGCTGTGCCCTCTGCCAATTCCCCGGTCTTAAACTCCCAAGCCAATTCCAAGGAGTTTACGTTATCCACCGTGATCGCTTGCGCGGGAGAGAACCTCATGGCCCCGCGATCTCCTCCCACGCTGAGCCAGTCCTCTGCCCGCAAAGCATGCGAAAACATCGAGCAAGTGGTTAGGACGAATGCCAGCCACAGCATCTTTCCGGCGGGACTGCGGGATTTAGAGTGATTGATCATCTTTGCGGTTCAACCTAAGTTATGTTTCCTGCCAAAGCTCCGATTATACCTGGAACGCGAACTCAATTATTCGAGGGACCGTTTAACTCAACCTCAGGTAGAAGACCGCTTGTGCAATTGCCAGTTCCCCACCCTTTCGCTTGCGTTCGTTTTGCCTCTTGGACGCACTTGCTACTTTAGAAAACGACACCATGTTCGCCTCCAGAAAATTCTTGACCGCGGGTGGTTTCTTTTCTTTTTTCATCTTCGGCTTCATGGACAATCTCAAGGGGCCACTGCTGCCTGAGATACTCCGGGCAGAAACACTTAACTACAGCCAGGGTGGGACAATTGTACTGAGTGGCTACCTAGGGTTTATCGCTGCCACTCTTCTCACCGGCGTGATGGCCGACTGGCTTGGTAGCCGCGGAGTTTTATTGAGTGCCGGCCTGAGTCTGCTGCTGGGAGTCGCTGCACTCAGCTTCTCAGGAGCGAACTTTGGTGCGATCCTGGCATCCATGGGGATGATTGGCTTTGGCTTAGGAGCCATTGAAGTAGGGGGAAACAGCCTGATGGTCGAGCTCTACACAGTGAATCGCGCTCGCTATCTCAATTTGCTGGCGACCTGCCATGGAGTTGGCTCCCTCTTGGTTCCGCTCTACGCTGCCACACTGGTGACGTGGGAGTTTTCTTGGCAGGATATCTATGGTTGCAGTCTGGGGTTGGTCGTGATTCTGCCCACAATTTTCTGTCTGAGCCAACTTAGCAGTCACACTCCGTCCGAGCCCGATTCCAAGGCGCCGTCTGGTACAGCCGCCGGCCGTTGGAGCTGGCAAGAGACACTTCGGATTGGATTTTCGCCACGCATGGGGTGGTATTACGTGCTACTGGCATCTTATGTTGCGGTAGAACTCGGTTTAGCAGCATGGTTAGTCGAATACTTGCATCAAAACCGCGACATGACTGTTGCCCACGCCTCCCTCTACCTCTCCGGATTTTTCGTGATGTTGATGTTGGGACGCCTGCTCGGTAGTTTTGCTGTTGAACGCATCGGGTACTTTCGCATGGTAGGCCTCGCTCTGGGAGGGGGCAGCCTGTGCATCGCGGCAGGATTGTTTGGAAGTGATCGTTGGATAGGCGCGTTACCTCTTTCGGGATTCTTTCTTTCAATTGTCTTTCCTACGGTCACCGCCTCCGTCTCCAAGTTGTATCAACAGAATATCGGTTCCCTCTTGGGGTTGCTCTTTACAGCCGCCGGCATTGGAGGTGCGCTTGGTTCCTGGAGCGTAGGAGTGATTGGCAACTCGCAAGGCTTGCAAGCGGGAATGGCAGTTACTCTTGCCTATTGCTTGCTGGGATTGCTCGCGCTGTATGTTCTCAGCCGCTGGCGAGGCGATTCCCCCGCGGCGGAGCCGGTATGATTTCGCGCTGCTGGCATCCTCAGCAGCCGCCACCGACGAACGCGGAACTGCCTGCCCTGAAAACGGGAGAGAACGTCGCGTACCCGAATTCTGCAAGTACCCGAGTCAAGAAACTTGCCGGTTTACCGGTGTGCGGCCACCAGCTCTGTAAGCGCCTGGTCATATTGTCCGGCCAGAGCACTCCAGGCGTAATGGTCCCTCACCCACTGAGTCAACGGGCTAGCTGGGGTGTTGCGCACACCGGAAAGAATCCACTCGCGTAGCCGTTCGGTCAGCTGGCCAACCGATCCATCGTAGAACAGGTGTGCTCGCTCTGGATAATGTTCCAGATCAAACACCTCAGGATAGGCCAAGCGATTGGGAAGCAAGGGGCGTGCACCGGCCAAGGTTGCTTCCAAGATCCCAATCCCAAAAAATTCATGAATCGCCGTCGACACCACGATGTCCATTGTATGCAGGTGACGCCAATAGGTATCCCGCGATTCCGCATAGCCGCAGTGGATGAGCCTCGCGCCGGCGAGCTCCTGCAGTCGGTGCAGGCTGGGGGGCGTTCGCTGAAATTGTTGGCCCAGTAAACAGAGCTGGAAATCGAGCCCTTCGGCCACCAGGATTTCGATGGCGGCCACAAAGTTTTCAGGTGCTTTGTCGTGTTCCCAGCGAGCCACCCAGCCCAGCGTAACACCGGTAGCTTGGGATGCCGCCCTGCCGGCGACGTGGGCGTCGGAAGGACTGATTGGAGCGGCGGGAATTGCTGGCGCGGTGATACCAGGCGGACATATCTTGGATTTGCCAATCGCAGCGCGAAACTGATCGACATGTTTGAAATCGGGCATTCTGCGGAGCCAAGCCAGAGCCGCAGCGAGAAACTCATCGCGATGGTAGGCCGAATTGAACCAAACCTGGTCGGCGGCTACCGCCGTCAGAAGATTGCTGTAGGCGAAATGGAAATCTCGCGCCTGGGATTCAGCGATTGGGTAGGTGAATTGATTTTCATGGAAGTAGGTGACTACTGGCAATTTGCGGAGCGATTCACATGCGAAGCCTCGCCATTCCGCCACGTGCAGCATTTCGCTAGCAAAGATGATGTCGAACGTTTGGCCCTCCTCCACCGCCTGGTTTGCGTATTCCGCCAGAGTGAGCGAACTATGGCGAGACCTCCACTTCCAGTGAACGGCCGGCAATTCCAGAATGTGGAAGCGATGGTCACTAAACTGGCTCCATTGCCGATAGAACGCCGCGTGCGATCCACCACCAAAGGGCTCCAGCACGAGGACGCGAACATTCATACCGATTCAGCCGTTCAGTTCAACGATGGGGGCGGGAGTGGAAATGGCAGGCACGCAGTGGATGAGGCAATACAACTCCTCAATATCATAGCCACCCATGCAGAAAGGGCGAATGCGACTCGCCGCCTCTTCGGGTTCCAGCAGACTGAAGAGGAATAGCCTCCAGGGGAGGTTGGGCACGCGTTGGAGAACCTGGAGCGACCGTGGATCGTTAGTCGCGGCAGCGCATAAA
Coding sequences within it:
- a CDS encoding MFS transporter — encoded protein: MFASRKFLTAGGFFSFFIFGFMDNLKGPLLPEILRAETLNYSQGGTIVLSGYLGFIAATLLTGVMADWLGSRGVLLSAGLSLLLGVAALSFSGANFGAILASMGMIGFGLGAIEVGGNSLMVELYTVNRARYLNLLATCHGVGSLLVPLYAATLVTWEFSWQDIYGCSLGLVVILPTIFCLSQLSSHTPSEPDSKAPSGTAAGRWSWQETLRIGFSPRMGWYYVLLASYVAVELGLAAWLVEYLHQNRDMTVAHASLYLSGFFVMLMLGRLLGSFAVERIGYFRMVGLALGGGSLCIAAGLFGSDRWIGALPLSGFFLSIVFPTVTASVSKLYQQNIGSLLGLLFTAAGIGGALGSWSVGVIGNSQGLQAGMAVTLAYCLLGLLALYVLSRWRGDSPAAEPV
- a CDS encoding tRNA-queuosine alpha-mannosyltransferase domain-containing protein, encoding MNVRVLVLEPFGGGSHAAFYRQWSQFSDHRFHILELPAVHWKWRSRHSSLTLAEYANQAVEEGQTFDIIFASEMLHVAEWRGFACESLRKLPVVTYFHENQFTYPIAESQARDFHFAYSNLLTAVAADQVWFNSAYHRDEFLAAALAWLRRMPDFKHVDQFRAAIGKSKICPPGITAPAIPAAPISPSDAHVAGRAASQATGVTLGWVARWEHDKAPENFVAAIEILVAEGLDFQLCLLGQQFQRTPPSLHRLQELAGARLIHCGYAESRDTYWRHLHTMDIVVSTAIHEFFGIGILEATLAGARPLLPNRLAYPEVFDLEHYPERAHLFYDGSVGQLTERLREWILSGVRNTPASPLTQWVRDHYAWSALAGQYDQALTELVAAHR